From a single Salmo salar chromosome ssa22, Ssal_v3.1, whole genome shotgun sequence genomic region:
- the LOC106583085 gene encoding cyclin-dependent kinase inhibitor 1 isoform X2: MASRKRILSALGKGPARRNLFGPVDHEQLQQEYQNALRRDLEDACHRWGFDFLSEKPLAGGDFQWEGVLGTKLPLLYQPCLLGQGEAQREGGLAAITGRGGAGPLHRVKENIPCTPEKCGANHQNLEKTPDKKENTNHNENRLKMKQTED; encoded by the coding sequence ATGGCCAGTCGTAAGCGGATTCTGAGCGCCCTGGGGAAAGGTCCTGCCAGACGGAACCTGTTCGGCCCAGTGGACCATGAGCAGCTGCAGCAGGAGTACCAGAATGCCTTGCGCAGAGACCTGGAGGACGCCTGCCACCGCTGGGGCTTTGATTTCCTGTCAGAGAAGCCTCTGGCTGGGGGAGACTTCCAGTGGGAGGGGGTTCTAGGCACCAAGCTGCCGCTCCTCTACCAACCCTGCCTTTTGGGTCAGGGAGaggcacagagggagggaggcctGGCGGCCATCACAGGGAGGGGCGGGGCAGGGCCATTGCACCGTGTCAAGGAGAATATCCCTTGCACCCCTGAGAAGTGCGGAGCCAACCACCAGAACCTGGAGAAAACACCAGACAAGAAGGAGAACACGAACCACAATGAAAACAGACTGAAGATGAAACAGACCGAAGACTAA
- the LOC106583085 gene encoding cyclin-dependent kinase inhibitor 1B isoform X1: MCRTRTTMASRKRILSALGKGPARRNLFGPVDHEQLQQEYQNALRRDLEDACHRWGFDFLSEKPLAGGDFQWEGVLGTKLPLLYQPCLLGQGEAQREGGLAAITGRGGAGPLHRVKENIPCTPEKCGANHQNLEKTPDKKENTNHNENRLKMKQTED; this comes from the exons ATG TGTAGAACCAGAACAACCATGGCCAGTCGTAAGCGGATTCTGAGCGCCCTGGGGAAAGGTCCTGCCAGACGGAACCTGTTCGGCCCAGTGGACCATGAGCAGCTGCAGCAGGAGTACCAGAATGCCTTGCGCAGAGACCTGGAGGACGCCTGCCACCGCTGGGGCTTTGATTTCCTGTCAGAGAAGCCTCTGGCTGGGGGAGACTTCCAGTGGGAGGGGGTTCTAGGCACCAAGCTGCCGCTCCTCTACCAACCCTGCCTTTTGGGTCAGGGAGaggcacagagggagggaggcctGGCGGCCATCACAGGGAGGGGCGGGGCAGGGCCATTGCACCGTGTCAAGGAGAATATCCCTTGCACCCCTGAGAAGTGCGGAGCCAACCACCAGAACCTGGAGAAAACACCAGACAAGAAGGAGAACACGAACCACAATGAAAACAGACTGAAGATGAAACAGACCGAAGACTAA